From Streptomyces sp. NBC_00690, a single genomic window includes:
- a CDS encoding amino acid adenylation domain-containing protein has protein sequence MLPLSPLQQGMLFHSVYGGPDADGADVYTVQVTVALAGKVDAERMDRAAAALLRRHPNLRAGFWHEGVPQPVQFIPSALKISLTRVDLSGGATDADPAAALRRLEREELAQRFALHRPPLLRLVLARTGADDHRLIITVHHILVDGWSMPLLVGDLLALYESDGDASSLAAVRPYRDYLQWLKRQDQPAAEAAWRTALESFDEPALVAPVDPSRSSVRPGTVGVELTRDATARLTAAARRLGTTPSTLIQGAWGLVLGGLTGRDDVVFGLTVSGRPDEIPGVESMVGLFITTVPVRVSLRPAESVAGLLRRFRDEQNALLAHHHLGLRLIQKQSGVSELFDTLVVIENYPVDPDARPALSDGLRVTDVQARDATHYPLTLAVSLEDRAHLQLEYRPDLFDERRATVIADRLARVLDQLGSAPDTPVGVLDLLTVAESEQLRKGWSGPVRAVPAGTVADRFTERAAVAPDALAVVSGSTAWTFAEVEERVARLAGLLAARGVGPESVVALAVPRSADSVVAILAVLRAGGAYLPLDLDYPPDRLAYMIEDASPVCVLTTTAALGLLPSDVVPERIVLDSAWTTAELAAIGSGFTPSPVDPQSPAYVIYTSGSTGRPKGVVLTHGGLANLYANHVDAVFAPVVAAVSGRRMRALHTASFSFDTSWEQLFWLIAGHELHVLDEVERRDPEFVVRYVRERRIDAMDVTPTYAQQLLEWGLLAAEAHRPALLLLGGEAVPDVLWSQVRAASGVMSVNLYGPTEYTVDALAADLADGVSPVVGRPIGNTSAYVLDAALRPAPMGTVGELYLAGAGMARGYLGRHALTAERFLADPYGPAGGRMYRTGDLVRLGSNGELEFLGRADDQVKIRGFRIELGEVEAALAAVDGVLSAAVVVREDTPGVKRLVGYVTGDVDPSAVRAVLAGSHPEYMVPAAVVVVAELPTNVNGKLDRTRLPAPELTGSQGSRAPADEREEVLCRVFAEVLGLKSAGVDDDFFALGGDSIVSIQLVTRLRKEGLVLTPRDVFERRTVAGLARVASASSQPERAAVSGPLVVLDETQRAVVEAAFTDAEEILPLSPLQEGLYFHAVYDDKALDVYLMQNFVELLHSVDTTALRSSFDALLRRHPNLRSGFWHDRLDGPVQVVPARWEVPWRELDFTGLDRDAQDEALQEFSLADAATRFDLADPPLLRVTLIKFAEDRWMLCLTQHHILTDGWSESLFFEELFALYARGGDSEGLAPVTPYRDYLRWLAGTDDEAAATAWREHLAGLDQATLVAPVDPTREPVTADVVEVVLDETTSDRLRSFARGSGVTLNTVLSTAWALALSGMTGRDDVVFGATVSGRPAEIAGVDQMIGMFMNTLPFRVSLRPAESLRDLLVRVQQEHADLLPHHYLGLGPIQQLSGVGQLFDTLYVFRNTPLDDAARLEAVERHQIGWTHSVDGTHYPLTLAVTPERALELSLAYRPDLYERAEAERLAGRLTLLVEQLADGGAAPVGRLATLVEDERESLLATGSDLGHEVPDISVVDLFGAQALATPQATALVFDAERLTYAELDERANRLARALVARGAGPERVVALGLPRSADFVVALFAVLKTGAAYLPLDLDHPVERLAAMVADARPLCLITNARGPALSDVPVLDLDGARTVSELAALPGTPLAEAELTGPRDGAHPAYLIYTSGSTGRPKGVVVPYSGLTNMLLNHRERIFAPAIERAGARAADRPLRVAHTVSFAFDMSWEEFFWLIDGHEVHVIGEELRLDPTALTAHYDRVGIDVVNVTPSYGQQLIDAGLLDKDRHRPLLVLLGGEAVPDALWSLLADTDGTMAYNLYGPTEYTINALGADVADSSRSCVGRPIYNTRAYVLDSALRPVPSGVPGELYLAGAGLARGYFERPALTSERFVADPFGAPGTVMYRTGDLVRWRTDGGIDYLGRTDHQVKIRGYRIELGEIESAVADAPGVAAAAVVVHSSAAGVKRLVAYTVASSEADPRDIEPARLRERLAAALPEYMVPSAFVAVEAMPLTVNGKVNHAALPLPDFGDGGGGRGAKDAREELLCRVFAEVLGLERVGVEDNFFELGGHSLLAMRLVGRIRAELGVPVQVATVMSAPTVADIAVRIGSDARRDALRVVMPLRERGAREPLFCFHPASGFSWQYTGLLRHLDPGRPVYGVQSPGLTGALPDVDDVAGLADLYLQEIRAVQPEGPYHFVGYSFGGTVAHTLAALLQERGEEVAFLGLLDAYPPETEDWAFVDAPEWREQVEQEESGFLLSVAGLGADGASDGEPAAGAVGTEEAMAAIRDSQGLLAGFDDELLGAIVDTNVHCVRLLSRSSSRHYTGDVVFFTAARTTEVEDAPQRVWPSYLTGTLTEHVLDCSHDELMEPEQLAVIGPVLDAALSAARTG, from the coding sequence ATGCTTCCGCTGTCCCCCTTGCAGCAGGGCATGTTGTTCCATTCGGTGTACGGCGGACCGGATGCGGACGGCGCCGATGTCTACACCGTGCAGGTGACGGTCGCGCTGGCGGGGAAGGTGGACGCCGAGCGGATGGATCGCGCGGCAGCGGCACTGCTGCGGCGGCACCCCAATCTGCGCGCGGGCTTCTGGCACGAGGGCGTGCCCCAGCCGGTGCAGTTCATTCCGTCTGCGCTAAAGATCTCCCTCACCAGGGTGGATCTGTCGGGTGGCGCGACGGACGCGGATCCTGCGGCGGCGCTACGGCGGCTGGAGCGGGAGGAGTTGGCGCAGCGCTTCGCGCTGCACCGTCCGCCCCTGCTGCGGCTGGTGCTGGCGCGCACCGGCGCCGACGACCACCGGCTGATCATCACGGTGCACCACATCCTGGTCGACGGCTGGTCGATGCCCCTGCTGGTGGGCGATCTGCTGGCCCTGTACGAGAGCGACGGCGACGCCTCGTCCCTCGCCGCGGTGCGTCCCTATCGCGACTACCTCCAGTGGTTGAAGCGGCAGGACCAGCCGGCCGCGGAGGCCGCCTGGCGTACGGCGTTGGAGTCCTTCGACGAGCCCGCGTTGGTGGCACCCGTCGACCCCTCGCGGTCCTCGGTCCGCCCGGGCACGGTGGGGGTGGAGCTGACGCGGGACGCCACCGCACGGCTAACGGCGGCGGCTCGGCGGCTCGGGACCACCCCGAGCACCCTGATCCAGGGTGCCTGGGGGCTGGTGCTCGGTGGGCTGACCGGCCGGGACGACGTGGTGTTCGGGCTGACGGTCTCCGGGCGGCCGGATGAGATTCCGGGTGTGGAATCGATGGTCGGCCTGTTCATCACCACGGTTCCGGTACGGGTGTCGTTGCGGCCGGCCGAGAGCGTCGCGGGGCTGTTGCGCCGGTTCCGCGACGAGCAGAACGCCCTGCTCGCCCATCACCATCTGGGGCTGCGCCTGATCCAGAAGCAGTCGGGCGTATCGGAGTTGTTCGACACCCTGGTGGTCATCGAGAACTATCCGGTGGATCCGGATGCCCGTCCCGCGCTGTCGGACGGGTTGCGCGTCACCGATGTGCAGGCGCGCGACGCCACCCACTATCCGTTGACGTTGGCCGTGTCCCTGGAGGACCGGGCGCACCTCCAGTTGGAGTACCGGCCCGATCTCTTCGACGAGCGCCGGGCGACGGTGATCGCGGATCGGCTGGCACGGGTGCTGGACCAGCTCGGTTCGGCTCCGGACACTCCGGTGGGTGTGTTGGACCTGTTGACGGTCGCCGAGTCGGAGCAGTTGCGCAAGGGGTGGAGCGGGCCGGTGCGGGCCGTGCCCGCGGGTACGGTGGCGGACCGGTTCACCGAGCGGGCGGCGGTGGCACCGGATGCGCTCGCGGTGGTCTCCGGGTCAACTGCCTGGACGTTCGCCGAGGTGGAGGAGCGCGTGGCGCGCCTGGCGGGGCTGCTCGCGGCGCGGGGGGTCGGACCGGAGTCGGTGGTGGCGCTCGCGGTGCCGCGTTCGGCGGATTCCGTGGTGGCGATCCTGGCCGTGTTGCGGGCGGGCGGTGCGTATCTGCCGCTCGACCTGGACTATCCGCCGGACCGGTTGGCGTACATGATCGAGGACGCGTCGCCGGTGTGCGTGCTGACGACGACGGCGGCGCTCGGGCTGCTGCCTTCCGATGTTGTGCCGGAGCGGATCGTTCTGGACAGTGCGTGGACGACGGCGGAGTTGGCCGCGATCGGCTCCGGGTTCACGCCTTCGCCGGTGGACCCGCAGAGTCCGGCGTACGTGATCTACACCTCGGGTTCCACCGGGCGGCCCAAGGGCGTGGTGCTCACTCACGGGGGGCTGGCGAATCTCTACGCCAACCATGTGGATGCGGTGTTCGCTCCGGTGGTGGCGGCCGTCTCGGGGCGGAGGATGCGGGCCCTGCACACCGCGTCGTTCAGTTTCGACACCTCGTGGGAGCAGTTGTTCTGGCTGATCGCCGGGCATGAGTTGCATGTGCTCGACGAGGTCGAACGGCGTGATCCGGAGTTCGTGGTCCGCTATGTGCGCGAGCGACGGATCGATGCCATGGATGTCACCCCGACCTATGCGCAGCAGTTGTTGGAGTGGGGGTTGTTGGCCGCGGAGGCGCACCGGCCGGCGTTGCTGCTGCTGGGCGGGGAGGCGGTGCCGGACGTGCTGTGGTCGCAAGTGCGCGCGGCCAGCGGAGTGATGTCGGTGAATCTGTACGGGCCAACCGAGTACACCGTGGATGCGCTCGCGGCGGATCTCGCCGACGGTGTGTCCCCGGTGGTGGGCCGACCCATCGGGAACACATCGGCGTATGTGTTGGATGCCGCGCTGCGTCCCGCGCCGATGGGTACCGTCGGGGAGCTGTACTTGGCGGGGGCAGGAATGGCGCGCGGCTATCTCGGCCGGCACGCGCTCACCGCGGAGCGGTTCCTCGCCGACCCGTACGGGCCGGCCGGTGGCCGGATGTACCGTACCGGCGATCTCGTACGCCTGGGCAGCAACGGCGAGTTGGAGTTCCTGGGCCGCGCCGATGACCAGGTGAAGATCCGGGGGTTCCGGATCGAGCTCGGTGAGGTGGAGGCGGCACTCGCCGCCGTGGACGGGGTGCTGTCGGCCGCCGTGGTGGTGCGTGAGGACACACCCGGGGTGAAGCGGCTGGTGGGCTATGTGACCGGGGACGTCGATCCGTCGGCGGTGCGGGCGGTGTTGGCCGGCTCGCACCCGGAGTACATGGTGCCGGCGGCGGTCGTGGTGGTGGCGGAGCTGCCGACGAATGTGAACGGCAAGCTGGACCGGACCCGGTTGCCGGCGCCGGAGCTGACCGGTTCGCAGGGCTCGCGGGCGCCCGCCGATGAGCGTGAGGAGGTGCTGTGCCGGGTGTTCGCCGAGGTCCTCGGGCTGAAGTCGGCGGGCGTCGACGACGACTTTTTCGCACTGGGCGGTGACAGCATCGTCTCGATCCAGTTGGTGACCCGGCTGCGCAAGGAAGGGCTGGTGCTCACGCCGCGCGATGTGTTCGAGCGCCGTACGGTGGCGGGGCTGGCCCGGGTGGCGTCCGCCTCGTCGCAGCCGGAGAGGGCTGCGGTCTCGGGCCCGCTGGTGGTCCTGGACGAGACACAGCGCGCCGTGGTCGAGGCGGCCTTCACGGACGCCGAGGAGATCCTGCCGCTCTCCCCCCTCCAGGAGGGGTTGTACTTCCACGCCGTCTATGACGATAAGGCGCTGGACGTCTATCTGATGCAGAACTTCGTGGAGTTGCTGCACAGCGTGGACACGACCGCCCTCCGGTCGTCGTTCGACGCCCTCCTGCGTCGACACCCCAATCTGCGTTCGGGCTTCTGGCACGACCGGTTGGACGGGCCGGTGCAGGTGGTGCCGGCCCGTTGGGAGGTGCCATGGCGCGAGTTGGATTTCACGGGGCTGGACCGGGACGCCCAGGACGAGGCGTTGCAGGAGTTCTCGTTGGCGGATGCGGCCACCCGGTTCGATCTGGCGGACCCGCCGCTGCTGCGGGTGACGTTGATCAAGTTCGCCGAGGACCGTTGGATGCTATGCCTGACACAACATCACATCCTGACGGACGGCTGGTCCGAGTCGTTGTTCTTCGAGGAGTTGTTCGCGCTGTACGCGCGAGGCGGCGACAGCGAGGGACTGGCTCCCGTCACCCCGTACCGTGACTATCTGCGCTGGCTCGCCGGTACGGATGACGAGGCCGCGGCGACCGCGTGGCGCGAGCACCTCGCGGGGCTGGACCAGGCGACGCTGGTGGCGCCGGTCGATCCCACCCGGGAGCCGGTGACGGCCGATGTGGTGGAGGTCGTCCTGGACGAGACGACCAGTGACCGGTTGCGGAGCTTTGCGCGCGGCAGCGGGGTCACCCTCAACACGGTGCTGTCGACGGCGTGGGCGCTGGCCCTGTCGGGAATGACGGGCCGCGACGACGTGGTGTTCGGTGCGACGGTCTCGGGTCGTCCGGCGGAGATCGCCGGAGTGGACCAGATGATCGGCATGTTCATGAACACACTGCCGTTCCGGGTCTCGTTGCGCCCGGCCGAGTCGCTGCGCGATCTGCTGGTGCGCGTCCAGCAGGAGCACGCGGACCTGCTGCCGCACCACTATCTGGGGCTCGGTCCCATCCAGCAGCTCAGCGGTGTCGGCCAGCTCTTCGACACGCTGTACGTGTTCCGGAACACGCCGTTGGACGACGCGGCCCGGCTGGAGGCCGTGGAGCGGCACCAGATCGGTTGGACGCACAGTGTGGACGGCACCCACTATCCGCTCACGTTGGCGGTCACCCCGGAACGGGCACTGGAGCTGAGCCTCGCCTACCGACCGGACCTCTACGAGCGGGCGGAAGCAGAGCGCCTCGCCGGACGGCTGACGCTGCTGGTGGAGCAGTTGGCGGACGGCGGAGCCGCGCCGGTCGGGCGGTTGGCGACGTTGGTCGAGGACGAGCGGGAGTCCCTGCTCGCCACGGGCAGTGATCTGGGGCATGAGGTTCCGGACATCTCGGTGGTGGACCTCTTCGGCGCTCAGGCCCTGGCCACTCCGCAGGCGACAGCTCTGGTGTTCGACGCGGAACGGCTCACCTACGCCGAGTTGGACGAGCGGGCGAATCGGCTGGCGCGGGCCCTGGTGGCCCGGGGCGCAGGGCCGGAGCGGGTGGTGGCCCTGGGGCTGCCGCGGTCGGCGGACTTCGTGGTGGCGCTCTTCGCGGTGCTCAAGACGGGCGCTGCGTATCTGCCGCTGGATCTGGACCATCCCGTGGAGCGGCTGGCGGCCATGGTGGCGGACGCCCGTCCGCTGTGTTTGATCACCAACGCGCGTGGCCCGGCCCTGTCCGACGTTCCCGTACTGGACCTGGACGGTGCGCGAACGGTGTCCGAGTTGGCGGCGCTGCCGGGGACGCCGTTGGCGGAGGCGGAGTTGACCGGGCCGCGCGACGGCGCCCATCCCGCCTATCTGATCTACACCTCGGGTTCCACCGGGCGGCCCAAGGGCGTGGTCGTGCCGTACTCGGGCCTGACGAACATGCTGCTCAACCATCGTGAGCGGATCTTCGCCCCGGCGATCGAGCGGGCCGGTGCACGGGCCGCAGATCGGCCGCTGCGGGTCGCCCACACGGTGTCCTTCGCCTTCGATATGTCGTGGGAGGAGTTCTTCTGGCTGATCGACGGGCATGAGGTGCACGTCATCGGCGAGGAACTCCGGCTCGACCCGACGGCCCTGACCGCCCACTACGACCGGGTCGGCATCGACGTGGTCAATGTGACCCCGTCGTACGGACAGCAGCTCATCGACGCGGGTCTGTTGGACAAGGACCGGCACCGGCCGCTGCTGGTCCTGCTGGGCGGCGAGGCCGTACCGGACGCACTGTGGTCGCTGTTGGCCGACACCGACGGCACGATGGCCTACAACCTGTACGGGCCCACCGAGTACACGATCAATGCGCTGGGCGCCGATGTGGCGGACAGTTCACGCTCGTGTGTGGGCCGGCCCATCTACAACACCCGGGCGTATGTGCTGGACAGTGCGTTGCGACCGGTGCCGTCGGGGGTGCCGGGCGAGTTGTACCTCGCGGGGGCCGGGCTGGCGCGCGGGTACTTCGAACGGCCCGCGTTGACGTCCGAACGGTTCGTCGCCGACCCGTTCGGCGCGCCGGGCACGGTGATGTACCGGACGGGCGACCTGGTGCGGTGGCGGACCGACGGTGGGATCGACTACCTGGGGCGCACGGACCACCAGGTGAAGATCCGCGGCTATCGCATCGAACTGGGCGAGATCGAGTCCGCGGTGGCCGACGCACCGGGGGTGGCCGCGGCTGCCGTGGTGGTGCACTCCAGCGCCGCGGGGGTCAAGCGGCTGGTCGCGTACACCGTGGCTTCGAGCGAGGCCGATCCGCGCGACATCGAGCCGGCACGGCTGCGGGAGAGGCTCGCCGCGGCACTGCCCGAGTACATGGTGCCGTCGGCGTTCGTCGCCGTGGAGGCGATGCCGCTCACGGTCAACGGAAAGGTGAATCACGCCGCGCTGCCACTGCCGGACTTCGGTGACGGAGGAGGCGGCCGAGGAGCCAAGGACGCCCGGGAGGAGTTGTTGTGCCGGGTCTTCGCCGAGGTGTTGGGCCTGGAGCGGGTCGGGGTGGAGGACAACTTCTTCGAGTTGGGTGGTCATTCGCTCCTCGCGATGCGCCTGGTCGGCCGGATCAGGGCGGAACTGGGGGTGCCGGTGCAGGTCGCGACGGTGATGTCCGCGCCAACGGTCGCCGACATCGCGGTGCGGATCGGCTCCGACGCCCGGCGCGATGCCCTACGGGTGGTGATGCCCCTGCGGGAGCGCGGCGCACGGGAGCCGTTGTTCTGCTTCCACCCGGCGTCCGGGTTCAGCTGGCAGTACACGGGACTGCTACGCCATCTCGACCCGGGCCGTCCGGTGTACGGGGTGCAGTCACCGGGTCTCACCGGCGCCCTGCCGGACGTGGATGACGTCGCTGGTCTGGCCGATCTCTATCTCCAGGAGATCCGGGCGGTGCAGCCCGAGGGTCCGTACCACTTCGTGGGGTACTCCTTCGGCGGGACGGTGGCACACACGCTGGCGGCGCTGCTCCAGGAACGCGGTGAGGAGGTGGCGTTCCTCGGGCTGCTGGACGCCTATCCGCCGGAGACGGAGGACTGGGCGTTCGTGGACGCCCCCGAGTGGCGTGAGCAGGTGGAGCAGGAGGAGAGCGGGTTCCTGTTGTCGGTGGCCGGGCTGGGCGCCGACGGGGCATCGGACGGGGAGCCCGCTGCCGGGGCCGTCGGTACCGAGGAGGCCATGGCGGCCATCCGGGACAGCCAGGGGCTCCTGGCCGGGTTCGACGACGAACTGCTCGGCGCCATCGTGGACACCAATGTGCACTGCGTCCGGTTGCTCTCGCGTAGTTCGTCCCGCCACTACACGGGCGATGTGGTGTTCTTCACGGCCGCCCGTACGACGGAGGTTGAGGACGCGCCCCAGCGGGTGTGGCCGTCGTATCTGACCGGCACGCTCACGGAACACGTCCTGGACTGCTCGCACGACGAGTTGATGGAACCGGAGCAGTTGGCGGTGATCGGGCCGGTGTTGGACGCGGCGCTGAGCGCCGCCCGGACGGGCTGA